The sequence CAAATTTTCTAGTAgtgtaaactctaaaccgttcgtgttaaaaactcaatctaaatcctaaatctaaaccctaaatctaaaccctaatatctaaaccctataaaccttaatatctaaaccctaatatctgttggtgattttagtgtcatccaacgtacattttagttagttgcgatttacttgaatgcaggtgttagctagctatacttgccaacgggttcggagagtgtggagtacacgcccgtaagagttggctactaactgtcgcgtaaaatgcgggggtcaagggggctgcgcccctttgcggggtccaaggggcagcgcccctggctggggtccCGCTCCCAGGTGAGCGGGCACGGGTCGAGGAGGCAGCGCCCCTCGCGGGGCTCGGGGCAGCGCCCCGAAACCTCAACAGAAATTGCACTATTCGTTAACTAGAAAAGTTGCGTTCGAATAAGTGTCAGCGAACAGGTATGCCTTTTGGTATAACCGATTTTCCCGCCAAAACTGAAGGGTTACACCCTTTCGGTTTAACTGTTTTCCTATAAATAGTTTATGAACGTCTTTGTTCATTCATTCGGCATTCATAAAATCCAacagaaacacacacatattctctaacaatttgatcagtgatttcgttgcccaaaacactgattgcgttcttgtttgatccctgtaaagatttcgtgcaaccgtggcaatcgtagggtcgaaatactttatagagatagtgattacacgattcaagaacaaatccggcagtcaattcatacccgatttctaacaaatctataaagtatttAGTCTGTAATCATGTCTGGTGAAACGGTGAAAGAGATGACAAGGCAGTTTGCAAAACTGGAGAAATTTGAAGGAGTTAATTTTCGAAGATGGCAACAGAAGATGCGATTTATGTTAACAACGTTGAAGGTTGTTCATGTTCTATCCACCCCCATGCCAGAACTTCCTGAGGATGCAACTTTGGATCAAATCAGGAGAAGAAACAAGTGGGATAACGATGATTTCATATGTCGTGGCCACATTCTAAATGGTATGTCTGATGCTCTTTTTGATGTTTACCAATCTGTAGAAACTGCTAAGGAACTATGGGATTCGCTTGAATCCAAATACATGGCCGAAGATGCTTCGAGTAAGAAGTTTCTTGTGAGTAATTTCAATAATTACAAAATGGTGGATTCAAGGCCTGTTATTGAACAGTTCCACGAAATTCTTCGAATTTTGGGACAGTTTACACAACACAATCTGAAAATGGATGAATCCATTTCAGTGTCTTCAATTATAGACAAACTGCCACCATCATGGCAGACTTTCAAACACATGCTAAAACATAAGAAAGAAGAATTGTCTTTGACTGAATTGGGAGGCACCCTACGTATTGAGGAATCAATACGTGATCAAGAGGGTGGTAAGACTAAAGAAAAGGACGTTGCATCATCCTCTGTTAACATGATTGAGGATGGTAAACGTgggaacaaaaacaacaaaaagttcAATGGAAAGAAACGTAAGTTTCAAGGGAACAACGATGGTTCCAACAAGAAGGATAAGAAATCTCTATCTTGTTGGATTTGTGGCAAACCTGGTCACTTTAAGAAAGAATGTCGTGTTGGAAAGAACAAGGATGGAGCAAGCGGTTCAGGTTCAGGAAACGGGTCTAAGGACCAAGTTCCTAACCAAGGTCAGAATTTTGATTGTATTATAAATTCTGTTCAGAATTATGTATCACATATTTCTGAAGCATTTTATGTGCAGGATGATAACATAGCGTGGTGGATTGATTCCGGGGCCACATGTCATGCATGTAAAGATCACTGTTGGTTTAAGACATTTCAACCTGATGATGATGTGCTTCTCATGGGGAACGAATCAGTCACTCATGTCCTTGGTCGTGGAGATGTTGTTTTACAATTTAGTTCTGATAAGACAATTACTTTAAATAATATTGTGTATGTACCTGGGTTGAGAAAGAATCAGATTTCCAATCCtatattaaataagtgtggttataaacaagtatTTGAATCCGACAAGTATATCTTGTCGAAGGGTGGCATGTTTATAGGATTTGGATACTATAATAATGGTATGTTTATGTTGAATCTTAAGAATGTTCCTGTTGTTGATAATTCTGCTTGCATGATTAGTTCTAGTTCAATTGAGTCAAGTTTATGGCATGCGCGTCTAGGACATGTACattataaaagaatgtatgaaaTGTCTAAAGTTGATTTGATTCCTACCTTTGAAAAATGTTCTGAAAAATGTAATACCTGTATGTTGAATAAAATCACGAGACAACCTTTTAAGACCATAAACAGGACGTCTTTGAatttagaactaattcatagtgacCTTTGTGATTTTCATGCTACACCTTCCTTAGGAAATAAGAAGTATGTAATCACATTTATAGATGATGCGTCTAGGTTCTGCTATGTTTATCTTTTGCATTCTAAAGATGAGGCCTTAGACAAATTTAAAATCTATAAGACTGAAGTGGAATTACAACAAAATGGTTTAATTAAAACGTTGCGCGCCGATAGAGGTGGTGAGTATTATGATCCAATGTATTTCCAATCTGTAGGGATTATTCATCAAACTACAGCTCCatatacaccacaacaaaatggtgtagCGGAGAGGAAAAATAGGTCTctcaaggaaatggttaattccatgatgACGTACTCTGGTTTGAGTGACAGATTTTGGGGAGAAGCCATGTTAACGGCTTGTCACATTTTGAATAGAGTTCCTAATAAAAGAGGAACTATGACTCCTTACGAACTTTGGTACAAGAAACAACCAAACTTGCATTATTTGCGAGTTTGGGGTTGTCGGGCAATCGTAAGATTAACCGAACCCAAAAGGAAAACTTTGGGTGAAAGAGGTGTTGATTGCATCTTTATTGGATATGCTGAACATTCCAAAGCCTATAGGTTTTATGTGATAGAACCTAATGATTTTATTTCGATTAACACCGTTATAGAATCAAGAAATGCAATATTTGATGAATCCCGTTTTACATCAATACCTAGACCAAGGGACGTGATTTCTCATTCAAATGAGACTACACAAGGAGTTAACCTGGAAGAAATTCCAAGTGAGTCACTAGAACCTCGTAGGGGCTCTAGAACTAGGACACCCAAGTCGTATGGTTCTGACTTTCAACTTTACCTAGTTGAAGGATCGAGAGATTGTGTTAAGTCACAATATTCTTACTGTTACAGTATAGATGATGATCCTAGAACCTTTGATGAGGCCATGAAATCTCGTGATGTTGCCTTTTGGAAAGAAGCAATTGACGACGAGATGAGTTCTATTTTGGAGAATAATACTTGGGTATTAACAGATTTACCACCAGGATGCAAACCTTTGGGAAACAagtggatcttcaagaagaagatGAAAGTCGATGGCACAATTGATAAGTTTAAAGCtagattggttatccaaggctttaaACAAAAGGAGGGTATTGATTATTTCAATACATATGCTCCTGTTGCTCGTATCACTACTATCAGATTGTTAATAGCACTTGCTGCTACGTATGATCTAGTGAtccatcaaatggatgtcaaaacagcattcttgaatggtgatttggaAGAGGAAGTGTATATGAGACAACCAGAAGGGTTTGTTATGCCAGGTCAAGAGCATAAGGTGTGCAAGTTAGTTAAATCATTGTACGAGCTGAAACAAGCTCCCAAGCAgtggcatcagaagtttgatgatgtgGTGTTGTCTAATGGTTTTGTACTAAATCAATCTGACAAGTGTGTATATAGCAAATTCGATCAATCCGGAAAAGGTGTGATCATTTGCTTATACGTGGATGACATGTTGATCTTTGGTACTGACCAGGATCAAGTTGATAGAACAAAGGAGTTTTTATCTTCGAAGTTCTCCATGAAGGACATGGGAGTGGCGGATGTAATCCTATGCATAAGGATTAAAAGGGATGATAGAGGTATCACGATCACACAATCTCATTACATTGAGAAGATTCTGAAACGGTTTAAGTGTGATCAATGTTCTCCCTTGAATACTCCCGTTGATACAACTGTGAAGCTTATGCCCCATTCGGGTAAAGCTGTATCACAGCTTGAATACTCTCGAGCAATTGGatgcttgatgtatgctatgacaAGCACACGCCCTGATATTGCTTTCATAGTGGGAAAACTTAGTAGGTTTACTAGTAATCCAAATGCTACTCACTGGCGTGCTGTGGTTAGAGTATTCAAGTATTTGAAGGGTACTATGGATTATGGTATCACTTATACTGGGTTCCCTTCAGTTTTAGAAGGATATTCGGATGCAAGTTGGATAACCAACGTCGAAGATCATTCATCTACGACTGGTTGGATATTCCTACTTGgaggaggtgctatttcatgggcttctaagaagcaaacATGCATTACAAATTCAACCATGGAGTCTGAATTTGTAGCTTTAGCTGCAGctggtaaggaagctgattggttaAGGAATCTAATTCATGAAATTCCTTTGTGGCCGAAGCCAATATCTCCTATTTCCATCCGTTGTGACAGTGAAGCTACTTTGGCTAAGGCTTATAGCcaaatgtacaatggaaagtctagacacttaggtgttagaCACAGTATGGTTCGCGAGCTGATTTCACATGGAGTGATATCCGTAAGTTTCGTTAGATCACAACAAAATTTAGCGGATCACTTGACTAAAGCATTAGCCCGAGACATAGTGCAAAAGTCGGCTATTggagtgggattgaagtccacataaatcttccaaagtgagacgcccaattcccttctagtacaacgctagaagctgaattcaatgaggtaagcttactttctgaagattgaaacacataaaattctgatcccaaagtatgtgtttagacctgcaagttgagttaggttgaagttattcttcttaatagttcttttgaaaaattgcatatgcaggtgcaagatgtaaaaggactacctatgtgagcatgaagttttgccgcttcaatggagccttggacttagctgccaatatgttcactgaaggattgggacacatggcttataatagtgtcaagattattttagggatatgtaagaaactgatgtgtataatattttatatttttcatacgagtggaagggttcaatttctgaaacaccctgatactcgaattctcgtaaatattatactaagtggaaattcaatttctgaaacattttcatttatgcattagtttgttctgtttgtttagttattttagtaaatcaaggattacactaaaatgggggggatttgttggtgattttagtgtcatccaacgtacattttagttagttacgatttacttgaatgcaggtgttagctagctatacttaccaacggattcggagagtgtggagtacacgcccgtaagagttggctactaactgtcgcgtaaaatgcgggggtcaagggggctgcgcccccttgcggggtccaaggggcagcgcccctggctggggtccCGCTCCCAGGTGAGCGGGCAGGGGTCGAGGAGGCAGCGCCCCTCGCGGGGCTCGGGGCAGCGCCCCGAAACCTCAACAGAAATTGCACTATTCGTTAACTAGAAAAGTTGCGTTCGAATGAGTGTCAGCGAACAGGTATGCCTTTTGGTATAACCGATTTTCCCGCCAAAACTGAAGGGTTACACCCTTTCGGTTTAACTGTtttcctataaacagtttatgaacGTCTTTGTTCATTCATTCGGCATTCATAAAATCCAACAGAaacacacatattctctaacaatttgatcagtgatttcgttgcccaaaacactgattgcgttgttgtttgatccctgtaaagatttcgtgcaaccgtggcaatcgtagggtcgaaatactttatagagatagtgattacacgattcaagaacgaatccggcagtcaattcatacccgatttctaacaatatctaaaccctaatagctaaaacctcaaaatacgctcgaaaaacacgataattgttatatattacttcttcgagcgttttcccgccaaaataaaaacatttatcacaaagtgtctctactaaatgttcatatttccatctcatctataatgttcgtgaacaaagttttttcaaaaaacgaaaaaaaaaaaagtttttgcttccccccgctttcccccgaatggttacttccctcttgatcctaccactatatatatatatatatatatatatatatatatatatagacacaacAATAGGAAAACACaaggttttatatttatatatattcccaCCTTTGTACCATTAGGAATAAGCTTCTGCAGCACTCTTAAACGCTCATTAATTCGTTCTCTTCTCTTCTAAAAAAGCAAGGAAACAGTTCTGTTGATTAGTTCAATTTTGACTGATAACAGATAACTAATTTAGTGCAATttaatttagattattattattattatttacccgTGCATACACACTTTGTGGATCAGTTGCCGACCCCCTATTAGCTTTTACCTTGCCATTTGACTTTGGAATAGTCAACTCTTTTGGTCTTGGACTAATACTCGACTCCTGAGACCAATTCGATTCACCATCAGAaccataaaatttcaaaaatttcCCATTGAATGCACCTTGGTCAGTCTCATCTTCACTGCTTTTAGAAACAAACTTCTGAGTTTTCCTACACTTAATCTTTTCCCTGTTCTCGCGGACCTACgtaaagtaattataataacacaATTTTAGCATAATCATCACATTAAAAAACTGAATactaaactaaacacatattagcAACGTGTTTAACTTACATCTGTCATGCTACAAGAGCGTTTCCTAGAACTTGAAAACAAATTAAAATCTTTTGTAGGTGTTGCATCATATGAATTGTGGTCTTGTGACAGACAATGTGGGTTACTATTGGTGTTATCAGAAAAATAAATTGAAGTTTCATCGGCCTCATCGGGGCTCATGTTTAGTTCATGGTGTGGCCAAAAAGTAGATGGTACTTCAAAGGCAGAAGAATTCGAAGAATTATCGGGAACAGACAAATTTTCAAGCAACTGAGCCATAAAAAAAGCTTCGTCTGAAACGTTTACGTCGCTGAATGAGTTCCATTCTCCTACCATTGTAGCCATAGATTCCATATTTGTTGATTAAAGTGGAAAGTTTAGGGATACAAGGTGATATTGTTGATGAAGTTAGGGAATAACATGTATGAAGAAACCTATTTATAGGTAAGGTGTttggtagtagtagtagtaagaTTATATTATTTTATCTAGTTGTATTAAATTAAaagttaagtatattaaaaatatgaGATTCGCGATATTATTATTCTAACAACTAATAAAAGCCTGTCAGGGGTTAATACAGCTATATGTAACCCTTCAGGAGTTTTTAATCAGATTAGAAAATATAATCATAATTAGCGAAAGGGCGATCATTGACAAGGGTATAACTGTTATTTGATTAATCATAAATAAGTAATGCACCAATATGGGGAGACATAATTTTCTACATACAAATGTTATTAAAACTTCCTTAATGTCAATATTTAAACTCTTATGGCACCAACTAAACATTCTCTTTACTTCAAATACAACCTCCCCCATCACAAAAGCAAATTATTGTACATATATATCCAAAAATATCTAAACCAAACAATATTGAAGCCAGACAAACCTGAAAACATATATATGTGATCTAACCATGTTTATGTCTGAATCAACTTAACGCGATAACTCTGTAACAATCAGTAACAGACAAATCAACAAATGCCTACAGCCAGATGGGAAAAATGTGAATATGCAGCCCAGTAAAAAGGACGACTCTACAGGGGTTGAAAAAGATGGAAATTTGAAAAATTAACAACAGAAGAAACAAATGTTTTTGTTCTGCTTTTGTCTTTGGGTTAGAATAAACATATCAGGACTTGGCGTTTGTTATTAGTTGAATCTGGATAGTTGAATATCCATTAATACATCAGTGTATATATGTTGTTTAGCACACTTTGGTAGCTTATCAAATCTACTTATTAGTTCTATTATAATTATTGATGACACGCTGCCATATACCATTGTAACCTCCACATGTAATGTATCAGTTCTAGTTCCCGTATATTCACTTAGCTGACAAACCAGTAATTTAAAAGGAAAACAGTTTGGTTGTGGACTAATAATAAATATAGGACACAAGTTTCATTCTCTTTCAGGCAAATAGCTTACATTTAGTAGGAAACAATGAGTACTAATGGATACGGGATACCCAAATTCCGATGGGTCCTACTTGATGCAAGCCAAAATAGAACATTCAGAAGACAACTCATACCGTGTGAAATTTTAGAAATTAAACCATAGGAAACAAAGATATTTTAATTTGCAATATTGTTTACTTGATGGATAAGTAGGTGTGGAACTATGATATCGGTAGTAAGACCACTCTCAACTCAACCATGACATACTTTCTTCCCAAAACTGACTGCCACATCAGCGTCACATAATCAATTCTTTCCCATCACTAACCCAAGACATTTTGCTAACATCCATGACATACCCACTGAGTTAGTCCCACTTCCATTTTTTAATATTAAAGTCATTTAACtctttattatcatttatattacttattacttattacttattacttatacTTATACTTAATACTTATTTACTTATTCTTATTTACTTATacttatattaaatataaattattattattattattattattattattattattattattattattattattattattattattattattattattattattattattattattattattattattattattattattattattattattattattattattattattattattattattattattattattattattattattattattattattattattattattattattattattattattattattattattattattattattattattattattattattattattattattattattattattattattattattattattattattattattattattattattattattattattattattattattattattattattattattattattattattattattattattattattattattattattattattattattattattattattattattattattattattattattattattattattattattattattattattattattattattattattattattattattattaaacatatagAATAGCTTACATCACATCAAATTTAAACTACAAATTTAAAAACGACATTGATAACAAATTTAAAGAGTGAAGGTGATGTAGGTGATGAAGTTGGTGATAAATGAGAGTTAGATGTTGGATATATATAAATGAGAATTACATACTCGTATATAAAAACAAAGAAAATAGTCGTTGTGTTGTTGGTTATATAAAAACAAAGAAACAAAGAAAATAGTCGTTACAGTCAAATTAACCGCCCGTCATGGTGCTGTACCAAGGCAATTTGGAGCACGGATCATCAAACGACGCAGCAATGACTTGATGCTAGTATCGGCGCCTTTAAAGGCGGAATGGTAGACGGACCCAACGGCGGATCCGTTGCGAGTGGTCTAACAGTTAGTTTGCCACCATAaaattaaaaacatttttatgaatgaacatGATCAGAGACTCAAATATATATAGGCAGATCCTAATTCGTACATCTAATTACCATAAAGTAATATCATGCTGGTGTGTCAGGCTGCAACCAATGGCGACTGTAAGTTTTGTGgtgtggggtcctatgaccccactacTTCGGAGATTTTTTATACAATGTACTTTTCAAATTGTacatgacaccactaaatttaactccaggaccccatatattttgaaAGTTTATGGTTTTTTGGAGGTAAATAACCACTAAATTATCCTTCAAATATAattagctttaaaaaaaaaaattgggaaCCCATTAGGTTttcatcctagaatcgccactggctGCAACCAGACTATAATTATGAGGTGAATGTTCTTAAAGTGCTAGATTTGAATCGAAGTTGTGGCAATTAAATAGAGGAAAATAGAATTATAGAGCTCAATTTAGTATTATATCATtcatttattttattaattcataatTAGATCTCACATATTCAAGGATAATCTATACAAAAGTTCTCTTTATACATGTGATATCAATGGACGATCAATCAAGCAATATCCATGCATATGAATTGAACACAAGGAATTAAAATTAAATGTATACGATAAGCAAATACGGAGTAGCTATAGGGTGTTAGGTATCATACAATCATACAAGACTATTATTTAAAACAATCAATAGATATATATGATCTTTTAAATAATGCAATTATATGAGGATTAAGTTCTAGATAATCCCatttgaaaggaaaaaaaaaacagaGGCACGCACCAAATGATTGGGGAAAGAAAAATGCGCGAGTCCGATATTCCCCGGCGGTGTTCCCGGTTGTCGAATCGGGTTACTTGAAGGACATAAAATTACTTGATCCACTTCATTTTTGGTTACGTTTCTTG comes from Rutidosis leptorrhynchoides isolate AG116_Rl617_1_P2 chromosome 4, CSIRO_AGI_Rlap_v1, whole genome shotgun sequence and encodes:
- the LOC139842745 gene encoding transcription factor bHLH84-like; translated protein: MESMATMVGEWNSFSDVNVSDEAFFMAQLLENLSVPDNSSNSSAFEVPSTFWPHHELNMSPDEADETSIYFSDNTNSNPHCLSQDHNSYDATPTKDFNLFSSSRKRSCSMTDVRENREKIKCRKTQKFVSKSSEDETDQGAFNGKFLKFYGSDGESNWSQESSISPRPKELTIPKSNGKVKANRGSATDPQSVYARKRRERINERLRVLQKLIPNGTKVDISTMLEEAVQYVKFLQLQIKLLSSDDMCMYAPIAYNGMDIGLDLMTPSPR